The nucleotide window ACTCTCTTCCTGAACGTGTGGTGCTTCGTGACCACATTTGATGTCGGATTAAAATGTGGACAAGATGCAGCAATGGCTGTAGTTAACGTGTTACCTGTGTACGTTAAAGTGTGGGAAATCAACTGTCCTTCAGAGCCCAGACAATGATATGAAAAGGCCCTTAGTCTTATCTATGGCCATGCATCTTCACCGGCATTGATGTCAGGTAGTAAGGAtttaaaagatattagatactTATTGAAAAATCGATCAGGCAGTGGGAGTACCAGCAGTATtggttagggatgtaaaaaatagatacgTATTGAAAATTGATGGAGCAACTGCAGTATCGTTTGAATACCAcaaatatgaacaagattatgttggttaaaagttataaaatccatccatccatcttcttctgcttcatccgggaccgggtcgcgggggcagcagtctaagcaaagatgcccagacttccctctccccggccacttcctccagctcctctggggggaccccgaggcgttcccaggccagctgagaaacatagtctctccagcgtgtcctgggtctttcccgggcctccgcccagtgggacatgcgcggaacacctctccagggaggcgtccaggaggcatccggaccagatgcccgaaccacctcaactggctcctctcgatgcggaggagaagcggctctactccgagctctctccgggtgactgagctcctcaccctatacctctaagggagcgcccagccaccgtgcggagaaaactcatttcagccgcttgtagtcgggatcttgttctttcggtcatgtcccagagctcatgaccataggtgagtactggaacgaagatcgaccggtaaattgagagctttgctttttggctcagctctcttttcaccactaCGGACTGGTACAGCGACCACAAAATGGTGGACgctgctccaatccgcctgtcgatctcacgctccgatcgtCCTTTATTTGTGAACAAGACccaaagatatttaaactcctccacctgaggcaggagcactccacccaccgagagaggacaaactacttCTCTGttccagaaccatggcctcagatttagctgtgctgaccctcatcccagccgcttcacactcgcctgcaaaccgctccaatgcatccTGGAGGTCCctgttcgatggagccaacagaacaacatcatctgcaaagagcagagaggaaatcctgtggtccccaaaccagaccccctccggcccctggctgcgcttagaaattctgtccataaatcCATCAAGGAGTAAATAATAGATTTCTGGTAAACTgcaatttctctgttttttttctagtctttgtctttttatgttcatgcgatgcaaacaaaaagacattcaaTCATAAGCTTGgttcttccaagtcaatacctgaataaatttctctgtcaaataCCATGCATTATTATtcatagctttaaatgccatataAGAAATATCTATATTCTAGcgtttatgataaaaaaatctgactgtATCATATCGCCAAAAAAATAGCTGAATCCTTTATGAATCTATTTGTGGACCATGTATTGAGATGTGTATCGAATTGTCTGAGAGGAACAGATACACACCTCTAACGAGTagatcattttcaaacattcaaaTCCACGTCTTGATTGGTATGATCGGGTCTCCTGGGCACGGCAGACCAACATCTGGAAACGGCACGTTTGAAGTCATTGTCTCTCACCATAGAACTTGTATGTTCTCCTTGTGGCCAATTTGTTATGTTGCCGGTGTGGCAGGTGAAATAATTCGCAGGTGTGTATTTTTACTGAACTTTATTTCCAACATGAACATGCTGCAACATGCTTTTTCTGCACcacacttcttttctttttcttacggtTCCTGTCTCTCACTCACTGCTTCACCTGGTGTCGCCTAGTACCAAAACAATATCTCAACACAACAGCTGTTATTAAAGTTCCCTTTTAttgtaatcttaaaaaaaggcaaacggAAAAAGTCTAGATTTCTTCACCGATGCCACACAGGAATGGAGGTCTGTCTGGGGGCGACTCGGCTAGAGCAGGGTTGATACGgaccgcttgtttttgtgcattCAGTCATGATTTTTAGACACACAAAGCAAAACTTGACCTTGCATCGAGGACACACAATGCTCTTACAGTATTTCGAGGTGTGTTCCAGCAGAGATCCACAGGTGGGACAGGCTCTGATGGAAGGACACCCCCGGACgtttttaattgattcaaaGACGATTTCTGGGCAGGTCCTCAGAGTTTTCAGAGCCTCGTTGATGCAGCCGTCATTATCACAGTGGTTTCCGTTTGGCTGACCCCTCCACTCTTTCAGACACTGCCAGCAGAAGTCGTAGGGCCGTCTTTTCTTTACTGTGCAAATCTGGCAACGCACACTCAGGTTGGACTCATCTTTCCTCGTCACTAAGAATTGACATCCAGGACACTGTgacaacaaataataataaattattagagAAAACAGGTTTCAGTAAAaggagttattttattttgaattagatactcactgttttggagttgaaaTATTCTCTGGCTGCATTTTTAGCCATTGTGCTTTCAAAGTATTCTCTTTCCTTCGGGGTCAGTAGAGCCATTTTACGAACTTCCACATACGGCCACTCCTTATTACAGTTGGGCTGACCACAAACAAACTTACTTTTACcctaaaacaacagaaagaaaaaagaatagttagaaaaacatactttttattcaaataaataggTGTTATTGTGTGCTTTTGCATTTACATTCAGTTCGTCAGCAGATTCTTTTATgcaaactccaatgaaaattgtctttttgtgtgtttttaaaattttcttgtagcatttttctcaaaccAGAGGACTTGCATAAACAAATTTACtgttcaaactgcatttctgagtatttcctaaTACACGTCATGTTGGATCAGAATATTGGATGTTTAAAATGCTCGAACTAAAGACACAGCAACTaaaatgggcgtgccaaagtctcctctcccCCTGCACAAATCCTAGTCCACTCAAGGTTAGTGAGACATGATGAGTGTTCAACACACGGACTGTAGCAAATTGCGATTCTGGTtctaaactgtacaactggattgaTTCCAGTCCTTTAGCTGTAAGACGCTTAGGACCTTCATGAATAATTCAATAACGTTTTgccagcattttaaatcgataccgGTTCGATACTGGtacgaaatatcgcgatatatcgccaaaatCCCCACCACCACACACCCAAACACACCCCTACTTGGTTTTAGTGATGGTGAATGAATCGAACGTACCTCTTCCAACAACCTGCGGCACCAGTTGGTGAGAGACATGGGAGTGACCGCGTGACCGCAGGACATCTCTGCTCTGGGAGGCGCAAATTCCTCACAAAGAACTATGAAAACCAACAACCACACATGCGGTCACAAAATGCGATTTCACAGCGACCAACCGGAGACTGAAACGCGAGTCTACTTACAATCCATCTCATCCTCTCTGTCCACGAATCTGAGCGTTCTGTCGAAGAGGCTGTATCTTTTCTGCATGGTGCTCATCTTTCTCAAGTCTGCAACAAGAATACAACACGCCAAGACTTTCGATTCCGCTCAAGTCTCATCAGAAGTCACGTGACGCACAGCAACGCCGCGTGGAAGTTTCTGTTTcattaagaagaaaaagacgCACATTTTAAccccccaaataaataaatacgttttTCAAAATCTAGGATTTTGTATTTCTGTGTGCTTTGGTTAAACTATAAATCCCCAGCTTTAAAAGGcagatttcaaattaaaagcaccaATTCAATTACCAATTTCTATTGATTTTGAATTGATATATTTTGAGActatattttgtgtattttaatttgGGATTTcttgttcaatatttattttttttgtgtgtgtgacctgcagaaaataaaagtttcaaaaagccTTACTGTTAAAACAGCAGCATCTCCAagagcttcttttattttttttggctaaatgaattcatattcataaatgaaaacaaacagacctcatgtattcttttttctttattccttttatatgtattaaaagtaaatattacaAAATCTCCGTTTTTTCAGCACTTTGGACAGTTCTGTCACCATGTGATTTATCaggtttttgcaaaaaacacaactagAACTTTACAAAGTCATTTCAGGACTAGAAACTGCAACAGGGCATTTCCTGTTGTCTATAGCTTCATAAGAtcacattttatcttttatctaatgtaaaacaaagaggaaaacagtcTCAAATGGCTCTCACTAACTGATGAAAACTAAGTTAATATcaaatttaacatattttatacTGTATTTAAtcgaaatatatatttatttcaatgatATAAAACCTGGAAGAAGTTCGAGCCATCAAGATGTAGGAGATTCTGGACAGGCTGGAGGAGGGGAGGCAGGTCGCTCTGCATGAGCAGACTGTCAACCGAGTGGATAACTTGGATAAATAGCCAAGAACAGAATTCCAGGATTAATAATGTAATCCTCACCGGATTGAAAATCAGGAGGAGACAAACTTCACAAACAATGGCGGCTAAAAACGACACAATCTCTACAACTGTCAACTGTGAGCACGACTCTCAGAGAGATCTGAACCGTCAGCAACCTGACCTTCATATATTCAGTGATCATGATAACCAGCAAGATGACATAGACCCTGATCAATTCTTTTCCACTGTTAATCTGGACTGCAAATATAACAGCATAGATTACTTCAAAAACTCTGTTAANNNNNNNNNNNNNNNNNNNNNNNNNNNNNNNNNNNNNNNNNNNNNNNNNNNNNNNNNNNNNNNNNNNNNNNNNNNNNNNNNNNNNNNNNNNNNNNNNNNNNNNNNNNNNNNNNNNNNNNNNNNNNNNNNNNNNNNNNNNNNNNNNNNNNNNNNNNNNNNNNNNNNNNNNNNNNNNNNNNNNAATGATAACAACCAGCAAGATGACATAGACCCTGATCAATTCTTTTCCACTGTTAATCTGGACTGCAAATATAACAGCATAGATTAGTTCAAAAACTCTGTTAACCCAGAAGGAAGACTGTCAATCATCCACTTTAACAGCAGAAGTATGTACACCAACTTTGGAGACATCAAGGACTATTTACAGATGTTGCATTGACTTATCCAGACAAAACTGGAACTCTATGTACAGAGATAAAGATGTGGACACtgcttataaatgtttttttaatataaatatttatctcaCTATATAACAATAATTGTCCAATTCATCAATTTAAGAAcaaattttctaaatgtccttGGTTAACCACTGGTTTACAAAAtgcttgtaaaaagaaaaataacatctataaaaagttcttaaaacaaagatcgagagaaaatgaacagagatacaaatcctacaaaaataaactgactGAAATAACACGGCACAGTAAAAAAGTGTACTATAATAATCTACtcaaagacaataaaaacaatgtaaagcGAGTTTGGGAAATATTAAACACCATCataaaaaaagggacaaaaaaacgAACATACCCAGATTACTTTACAGATGAGAAGGGTCAAACCTATTCTATGAATGAAGCAGCAAACGGTCTTAACAACTATTTTGTAAACGTGGGTCCAGCGTTGGCAGCAGAAATTCCAAAGAGCAAAACCAACATAGAAAATATTCCATCCAGCGCTAGGATCCAACActccatctttctctctgaTGTGAATGAAAATGAGCTGATATCAATCGTTAATAAATTCAAGAGTAAAAACTCAGCAGATTGTCATGATATCGATATGACGGTGGTGAAAAAGGTGATTAACAGTATTTCTAAGCCTCTAACCTACATATGTAACTTGTCATTACAAACTGGGAGATTCCCgaaatgaagatgaaaatggCAAAGGTGATTCCTATCTATAAGAGTGGAGACAAACACCTGTTTacaaactgacttaaaaaaagcatttgactcTCAATCATGACATCCTACTGGACAAACTGGAAGTGTACGGGATCAGAGGAGTAGCGCTAAGTTGGGTCAAAAGCTGtttaacaggaagaaaacaatttgtcCAGATGAATGAATTTACATCAGCGGTCAAAGGGATAAAttgtggtgtcccacaaggatcaattctgagctgctgctgttcaatatctacatcaatgatatattcaatgtttaaaaacttttaaaactcattttatttgctgatgacacaaatatt belongs to Oryzias melastigma strain HK-1 linkage group LG18, ASM292280v2, whole genome shotgun sequence and includes:
- the LOC112155966 gene encoding probable E3 ubiquitin-protein ligase ARI8 (The sequence of the model RefSeq protein was modified relative to this genomic sequence to represent the inferred CDS: added 39 bases not found in genome assembly) is translated as MSSMEKSYNLHDQTLRFVDREDEMDFLCEEFAPPRAEMSCGHAVTPMSLTNWCRRLLEEGKSKFVCGQPNCNKEWPYVEVRKMALLTPKEREYFESTMAKNAAREYFNSKTCPGCQFLVTRKDESNLSVRCQICTVKKRRPYDFCWQCLKEWRGQPNGNHCDNDGCINEALKTLRTCPEIVFESIKNVRGCPSIRACPTCGSLLEHTSKYCKSIVCPRCKVKFCFVCLKIMTECTKTSGPYQPCSSRVAPRQTSIPVWHR